Part of the Sorghum bicolor cultivar BTx623 chromosome 1, Sorghum_bicolor_NCBIv3, whole genome shotgun sequence genome, CGGCCGGCCATGTGGGATGTAGCCTTGCTGCTTTGCATGCCATACTTGTGGCCTCTCCCCAGCGGAGAGATGAGACTGTTGAACCGATTCAAACCGTACGTGCCGTGCCGGACGACTAATATCGTTCAAATGGAAATGGAATATGCTAGCTGGTTCAAATCGAATACTATGCTTAACCAAGAAACTATACATTTAATTATCCAATCTCTGATTGTTGGGTTTTTTTTTGCATAACACTGTCTACTACTCCATGCGTGATTTTATGTGACTGTAGTGACACATATGCATGGCAAGCTAAGCCAACTTCAACCTAGCAGATCTAAAACAAagctaaaaccaaaaaaaaaattcttgaGGACTAGTTTTTTTTATGACAAATCTTGCCTAGTTCGTTTGGCACATTTTAAACCAGAGACGAAGTGAGGAACAAGAGTTAACTTCACATATGGAAAACCTGAATAGgaaatttcatatatatatatatatatatatatatatatatatatatatatatatatatatatatagtaccaTTACAATTTCATAtatggaaacataaatacagaaGTTAACTTCATATATAGAAACTTCATTAAACAAACCACACATAAATTTGTTTTTTGTATCGTTACAATTAATTTGCATTACATGTAGTTAATATATACTTAAAGAATCTGTACGCAACATGCATGGATCTTTTTTTTAGGTCACCAggggaggagaggctccacctAAATATATTtccctaagcatgtatatggaTCTTATTCCTACTTGAATCGTCACAACCCACAAGGAGCATAATATGGTGCAAATCTACTATACCTAAATAAGAAATACTCACGCTTAATTGCCAACAACAGTTTCATAATAAAAGGTATGGCATCTATCTGGCTGAGGCACCAGCTTCTCAGCGGCACACGTGCTGCCCAAGGTCGCCGTTGTGTAGGGCGTGGGCAGCAAGGGGTACAAGATGGTGGTGAGTGGCGATGGTGTGAGAAGCCGAAATCGGTGTGTGTGCATTATGGTGGTAGGCATACACAAGAGGACAATGCAACATGATTCTTTCATAGGAGTGACATGACATCATAGAAAAAcaaagtactcctaggtgatacATGGATCGAactcctttaggccttgttcatttGACAGGGTTTGAGGGTGGGAACTATTCTAGCTAATCTATAACAGTAGAAATAAACCTACCAATCCACCTGGAATAATTCTAGGGCATTCAATCCAGATTAAACGAACGGGCCCTTAATTAGGTAGAGGCTTGTTGGTGCCGGTTGGCACAAATAATAGCAAGGTTCAGTCATGATGTGTAATTTAGGTCTATTTCATGTTTCAAAAAAAACTAGACGTAGTACATGTGTGTTCTTGGCCACATAAGAAGGCAATAACGTGTGCAAAGTATTATCGTTTACTTGTTTAGTGTAAAAAAAGACCGAAAATGAGAGATATTTACATTTAATATAAAAGAACTATAGTACACGAAGTTATAAGTTAACGTCGTATGATTGTATCACGGAAAGTTTTAGTTTTATATAGACCAATTAAAGAAGAACCTTGCCCGGCCGTGAGATGATATGCGTTGGAACTTGGAACGCATGCATGAAATAAATAAACCACATCAACACCAAGTCCCCGGCCCGGTCCATGTTTAACCCAAGTTCGAGTGACGTCATAGCATGATGAATATGATGTTTCGTGCTTTTAAAAACGAATCAGCCCAACAATAACGTGCCCGGTCAAAAGGTGCAATTTGCATGGAGCTAGTATATAGTACGTACCAAGCGACCTGTAGCCAGGCGAGGAGGACACCGCAGCACCGGCCGGTCGGCAGCCAGCTGCTAGCTTCCAGCAGAAAACCCTCCTGCCTCCGGGCACAGGGCGTGGTCAGGCCTGTCGTAGCAGCCGCGCGCCTCGGGATCTCGTACGTGCCGCATGCCCAACGGCCGCGTATTCGTACGTGCGAACCGATCTGAGTGCGCGAGATCGAGAGGACGAGACGATCGAATCGAGAGAGCGCTGCTCTGTGCCATTGCCACATCGCCTGCGCACGTACGGCAACGCCATGCTAGCTTTCTTCCCCACCGCCAACGACCAACCCGCGGAACGCTTTCACGGAGACGGCAAGTGCGTACCCTGGCCCGCGCGAGATGCCGAGTCCTCGGCGGCGAAAGGAGGCTTCGCGCGCGTCCGCGCTCGCCATTGGCGGGACGTGCGCCTGCGTGCAGCAGCCCCCCCGACCAGCTGCTCCTCTCTCTGTGACAGGCCTCCCTGCAGCGCCTGCAGCCAGCCCGGCCGGGCATGCGGCCTTGTAGGCATACGTGTGGTCTCTCCCCAGCAGAGAGACGAGACTGTTCAACTGTTAAATTCATTCAAACGGGCATTTGTAGTTCAAATAATGggttcccaaaaaaaaaacgTTCAAATGGAGCAGGGATGCAAGCTGGTGCAAATCGAATACTATGTTTAACCAAGAAACTAAATTTGATTATCGAATCTGATTGTTGGGGTATTTGCATAACACTGTCTACTAGTATTATTCGATCTGCTTGTAATAACCACGCGTGATTTTATGTGACTAGGTGTTGAGAGGAAGTGAGGAACAAAAGTTAACTTGATATCTGGAAAACCTGAGGGGCTAACTGCTATTCATGCCCCCAAACATGCCAGGCAACAGTCTTCAAGGGCAAAAAGGTCTATTCTCACGCCACTCCTTTGAGCTGTCCATGCATGCGTGCACCATGTCCATATGCACCCATGCACCACCCACCACCTGCATCCAAAGCATCCAGCTGAtcttaattaattaacaaagacCGTGGGCCCTACTAAAGAATTAAGAAAGACCTAGGATCCAGTGGCTTCTCTTGCATTAATTAATATTCCTTGATCATCAAGTCAGTCGCTAATCAGGATTAGGCGCTCGTACGGACACACGCAGAGCCCGCGGTAAAGCTACCGTTGCGGTGAGTGGAGAGTGGAGACGGCGTACGTGCTCCACGCCCCGGTTCATGGCTCCTAGGGTTTCCTCGCCCCCTCCGCCTATATAGCAGCCCTCTTCCCCCCTCACCTGCTCACCCACTCCGCTCTCCTCTGCTTTCCCTCGTTCCTATCCACTGCCAAGGGGAACCACCAACCCCACAGAGCCTCTGCTTCAATCCTTCTTCTCCCATGGCTtaccgcggcggcggccgaggaggaggccgcggcggcgacCGCGGGGACCAGCGCCCGCCGTACGGCCACGGAGGAGCCGGGGGatccggaggcggcggcggaggccggCCCTTCATCTGGCCGCCACCGCCTTCCACGCCGCGCCCGGTgatgccggcgccgccgccggggccaTACCCGGTCCCGGTGCCGATGGGCGGCTACCGCGGGCCCATGGTGATGCCGCACCCGGGCGCGTACGGGGTTCCGATGGCCGTGTACCGGCCGTCCGGGCAAGCGGCCGTGTTCAGGGCGCCCGCGCCAGCGGCGCCGCAGGTCTCCTTCTCGCCTGCGCCTCCGGCAGCTCCGGTCACCATCAGGGCGCCGCCACCATCCTCGAAGACGACGTCGCCGGCTGCTCCGTCGTCTACCACTCCGGCGCCTCCACGCCAGTCCGCGCGGCAGAGCGCCTCCACGCCGGCGTCCGATTCGGCTCCGGCCGCCTCCTCCGCGCCGTCTCCCGCGGCGGCCCTGGCGAAGGAGGTGGAGAAGAAGCTGTTCGTCTCCGAGACCGCGCTGGCGCCGCCTGCGTCGGCGGCGCATGGGACGGCTGCTGCCCGCGCGGACGAGGCGTCGGACCTCGACCTGGCGCCGGTCTCCAAGAAGGGGCTGGCGCACCCCGCTCGCCCGGGCCTCGCCACCGTGGGGAAGAAGGTGATGATCCGCGCGAACCACTTCCTCGTCAACGTCGCCGACAACAACTTGTTCCACTATGATGTGAGCTATCCCCTCCTCCTCCCCATCTCCCCCCTCAGCTACTAGTACTAGTATCTTCTCGTATCCATGCGTGCTTGGTAAGATCTGGTAGTCCTGTGCGCGCGCGTGAGTCTGAGATATGGATTGGTACGAGCATGACGTGATAACATGTGATGATGGGCTCTCGTTTTGGTTCTTGCTTTTTTTGTTCTTGATCTGTCAGATCCAGTGTTTCTAATGCTAGCttgttcttgtggttttctcgtTTCTGTGGAACGTTGGCGTACTAGCACATGAACATCTTGCGCTTCCAGTGTGCTACATATGCACGTTCATGTGGGGCTTCTGTTCGTACGTGGCTCTCTGCGCCAAAGCCTGTGTTTTCTCTTTGCTTCGGTTTCTTGTCCATGGTGCTGGTGCCTCGGTGATGGGACTGCTATTCATCTAGCCATCTCTCTACAGTCCATGAGAGGTTGTTCTGCAATCAGCACCCACGCTTTTGGAAAGAAATGGCAGGCTTTCTCTGCTGCGATTTTCTGCTCTGTTTTTTGGACTGTTGTTTCTTGCATCGAGGAAGTGGACTGCAGATCAGTGCCGTTCCGTAAAAGGCTCTTGCCAGAACATGGAATCGGAAAAACCATTGGGCAGATGCGTTGGAAATCTTGCATCTGTTTGGTGCGTCTTCTTTCGTTTGCTGTCGTTTGAGCACAAGCTTTCTCAGCTTTCAGCAGTAGGGCGATTTTCTTTTCTCAGTTTTTTGTTtggcactctctctctctctctctctcggtttGCAGTGGGCCTCGTGTCGTGCAACACACATACTCCAAAACGTTCCACAATGTTGCGCAGAAAGGCCCCAGCCGTGTCTTGATCTCTTTTGCTTTTTATTCTTTCCtttctgaggccttgtttagtttccaaaatttttcaagattctccgtcatatcgaatcttgcggcacatgcatgaagtattaaatatagacgaaaataaaaactaattacgcagtttacctgtaaatcgcgagacgaatcttttgatcctagttagtctatgattagataatatttaccacaaacaaacgaaaatgctacagtagcgaaatccaaaaatttttccaaactaaacaaggcctgatttgCCAGATGCAGTTTTTGTGCTTCTTGGTTTTATCTTTTTGACTtgagcttaggccttgtttagttccaaaaaattttgcaaaacaggtactgtagcactttcgtttgtttgtgacaaatattgtccaatcatgaactaactaggttcaaaaaattcatctcatcaattccgaccaaactatgcaattagtttttattttcgtctatatttaatactccatgtatgcaattaaagattcgatgtgacggggaatctgaaaaattttgcaaaattttttgggaactaaacaaggccaaatgtATACATGGAACTTGCTTTCAGTTCCATATTTGTGGTTCTTGCTTGTGTGAGAGATGGCCATTCATTCCCATGCATGAAGCAAGATCTGCAGAAGCAATAATGCAGATGCATCGTCATATGATGCAGCAGATGCGCATCCATGAACCAAAATCCCTGCAGCTTCTTCTGACACGGTTGTACCAAGTGGGGTTGGGGATGTGTCCTATCGTTTGCCTGCCATTGGAGTAGAAGCTTTTGATGAAACAGCTGCTGCGTTCTCTTGCAGCATTGTAGTAGATATTTGGCATCTTGTTACCTTTGTCCGCTTTTTGGTTGTTGTTTCTCTTCCTTGCGATCTCTTGTACCAGCTGAACTTTTGATTTTAGAAGACGGTCAGATCCATTGTGGGGTTTCTACAGTGAGCCTCTCCATGCTGTTCTGCAGCATATAGTTCCAAAGTTGGTCAGGAGACCTGTCTGTACGAGAGGGGAGATTCTTTGTGTTGTTTCCTTTTTGGAACTCTTCTTGGAATCTCCGATTGACCATACAAAATTTAATTACCTTGTCCTTGTACGAGAGGGACGGCGGTAACTTTTCTTTGGTACATATTATTTGCTGTGCTATTTGAACGAAGTAAATTCTCGGCCGTAGGTTTCTGAGTGAACTTCGTTTTATAAATGCTTGATTTTTTTCGAAATTTTTAGTAGTCAATTTAGTGTATTATAGATGAAATTTTATTATCACTGCAGTAAATTTTATTTTCACTGCAGTAAATGTTTGAATGAACTGTTTCCAGTTAAAGCTTCTTTAAATTAGTGACCTGTTTGCTATATCTGAGTTGCTTCAGTACGGAGTACCTCCCTTTCTTCCAGTTGCTTTTATCGTCTTTTCTGTCCTGTTACTAAACAAGTGTAGGGTgaatgtaaggccttgtttagttccgaaaagtgaaaacttttcggaactgtagcactttcgtttgtttgtgacaaatattatccaattatggactaactagaatcaaaagattcgtctcgtgatttccagataaactgtgtaattagtttttgttttcgtctatatttaatgtttcatgcatttgccacaagattcgatgtgacggagaatcttgaaaactttttggttttcagggtgaactaaacaaggcctaaagagtAAAACCAAACAAGCCCGGCCCACGGCCCCACTTCGTCCCCCAACCCCACAACACCCGCGCATCTCTCTCTACCCACCGCCGCGGCAGAGCTCGGATCAACGCATCGGCCGGCGGCCCTGCGATTGTCGATGTGTCGCCGGGAAGCCACGCCTCTCCCCTGCCGCAGCTTATAGCAGTGTAGAAGAACCCTAGTCAATTCGCTCGTTTCCGCTGCCAGATTGGGTCCACGCCGCTGGATCTCCATGGCAGCACAACAAATTGGCTTCCCAGGTTCTGCCGCACAAAGCAACCAAAACCATGGCCACCACCCAAAATGCAAATGCTCTTCAAAACCACAGTAGTTTAATTGGCTCGTCAATCCACCTGTAACTTGACAATTTCCTTCATACTTTAATGTAAGTTGCTTCTCATTTTCTTAACCCTAGGATAAGTGACATGTCATACTGTCTTGTTTACTGAATCTAGGATGAGAATTTCATTATTCTTCCACTAAGGATACTAATTTTTTagtgtttatttgtgtgctgTGATGTGTGAAACCATGGTCTAGTTGATCTCAACAAAAAGATTATGATTCATTTTGCCTGGCATTTATGTGTCTTTTAGGTGGCTATTAATCCTGAGTCAAAGTCAAGACAAACCAACAGGGAAGTTCTGAATGAGCTTATCAAGTTGCATGGGAAGACAGCTCTGGGTGGCAAACTGCCTGCCTATGATGGAAGGAAGAGTCTTTATACTGCTGGTTCACTTCCTTTTGAATCAGAGGAGTTTGTGGTTACGCTGGTTGATCCAGAAAAGAAGGACAAAGAAAGGTCTTCCCAGATCCTATTTTGGTCCACTTTTCAGTACTACATGAAAGTTATTTCTCCCCTGCATATGTTAATGTTTTTCAATTTATAGGGCGGAGAGGGAGTACAAAATCACAATTCGTATCGCTGGGAGAACAGATTTGTACCACCTTCAGCAGTTTCTGCGCGGAAGACAGAGGGATATGCCTCAAGAAACCATACAAGTACTTGATGTTGTCCTCAGGGAGTCGCCATCTTGGAAGTATAATGGCTAAACACAATTTCCTGCTTTTAATTTTGCTTTAGTAATCTTTTATCCTGGTTACTGACAAATTTTTGGTTAAATGTCGCTGCAGTTATGTCACAGTGTCCAGATCctttttctctactacttttgGCCACCGAGGCGACATTGGCGAGGGGCTTGAGTGTTGGAGGGGTTACTACCAAAGCCTGCGCCCGACACAAATGGGGCTTTCACTGAATATAGGTAATACTCTGTCTATCTTGTTGTTGGCCCATGCCTTTTATTTGATAATATGTTTTGGTAATTAACATTGGTTTTAATGTTGCCTTTTGCAGACATATCAGCAACATCCTTTTTTAAGCCTGTGTCAGTTATCAAATTTGTGGAGGAGTACCTGAACATGCGTGATACATCTCGGCCTTTGTCGGACAGAGATCGTGTGAAGGTAATGTTTTCACACACTGACAATCTAGAAAGCTTCTTGTACAGTACATCCTCCTATTGGCTCGTTTTTGTTGAGTAATCTTACATGACATTAATTGTGTTCAGATAAAGAAAGCATTACGTGGAGTTCGCATTGAAACAACCCACCAACAGGATCAAATCAGAAGATACAAGATAACAGGGGTTACTTCCATCCCTATGAGCCAGCTGATGTAAGTATCTATATGCAAATGCTGCctttcttttctcttctctctaCAGCATTTACGTTCTGGAATATTAATGCTAATATTAATCATTGCATGGTATGCCTTGAGTTTGAGTATTTTGTGCATGTTTGTATGTGGGTAGGCAAGTTATAAGACAGGGTCTAGGAGTAACAAATATTTTGAGAGAATATTAATTCTGAATTACTGGCACATCACTTACTAACTGCTAAATAGTTGTAGATTACAATTAATACAATTTGAACAATCTGATATGTCAACACTGTGTCATCAACTTACCGCTCCTTTTTGTCATTTTAGATTTCCTGTTGATGATAAAGGAACAAGAAAGACTGTTGTGCAGTACTTCTGGGACAAATACAACTACAGCTTGAAGCATGGTTCTTGGCCTTGTCTTCAGGCTGGCAGTGATTCACGACCTGTATATTTGCCTATGGAGGTACTGTATCCATGATCATTCAGCAGTACTTGAATTATTCATGTTATGTTCAttgttttaataaaaaaatgttaTAGGTTTGTAAAATTCTGGAAGGGCAGAGATACTCTAAGAAGCTTAATGACAGACAAGTGACCAACATACTTAGAGCAACATGTAAACGTCCCCAGGAGAGGGAGCAGAGCATACATGATGTACTCTTCTGGACCCTTATTCCTCTGCTGTTTATAATAGAATAATTATTATCTCTGCAGGATATCGTTTCTAATGACAAATTTTCTTATGTGCTGCATAGATGGTTCTGCATAACAAGTATGCAGATGATAGGTTTGCTCAGGAGTTTGGCATCAAAGTTAGCAGTGATCTAGTGACTGTTCCAGCCCGTGTGCTGCCTCCACCCCTGGTAACTTGGATAATTTTGTTTTCCTTGCTCAAAGATTAGTGTCCAGGAATCACCTTTGTTTTATTCTTT contains:
- the LOC8061157 gene encoding protein argonaute MEL1, coding for MAYRGGGRGGGRGGDRGDQRPPYGHGGAGGSGGGGGGRPFIWPPPPSTPRPVMPAPPPGPYPVPVPMGGYRGPMVMPHPGAYGVPMAVYRPSGQAAVFRAPAPAAPQVSFSPAPPAAPVTIRAPPPSSKTTSPAAPSSTTPAPPRQSARQSASTPASDSAPAASSAPSPAAALAKEVEKKLFVSETALAPPASAAHGTAAARADEASDLDLAPVSKKGLAHPARPGLATVGKKVMIRANHFLVNVADNNLFHYDVAINPESKSRQTNREVLNELIKLHGKTALGGKLPAYDGRKSLYTAGSLPFESEEFVVTLVDPEKKDKERAEREYKITIRIAGRTDLYHLQQFLRGRQRDMPQETIQVLDVVLRESPSWNYVTVSRSFFSTTFGHRGDIGEGLECWRGYYQSLRPTQMGLSLNIDISATSFFKPVSVIKFVEEYLNMRDTSRPLSDRDRVKIKKALRGVRIETTHQQDQIRRYKITGVTSIPMSQLIFPVDDKGTRKTVVQYFWDKYNYSLKHGSWPCLQAGSDSRPVYLPMEVCKILEGQRYSKKLNDRQVTNILRATCKRPQEREQSIHDMVLHNKYADDRFAQEFGIKVSSDLVTVPARVLPPPLLKYHESGREKTCAPSVGQWNMINKKMINGGTIDNWTCLNFSRMRPDEVQRFCMDLIHMCNATGMVVNPRPFVDVKSAAPNHIENALRDVHRRATQMLAQQGVGNQLQLLIVILPDVSGSYGKIKRVCETDIGIVSQCCLPKHASRPNKQYLENVALKINVKVGGRNTVLERAFVRNGIPFVSEVPTIIFGADVTHPPPGEDSASSIAAVVASMDWPEITKYRGLVSAQPHRQEIIEDLFTVTKDLQKGHSVNGGMIRELLIAFRRKTNRRPERIIFYRDGVSEGQFSHVLLHEMDAIRKACASLEEGYLPPVTFVVVQKRHHTRLFPEVHGRRDMTDKSGNILPGTVVDQQICHPTEFDFYLCSHAGIQGTSRPTHYHVLYDENHFTADALQSLTNNLCYTYARCTRAVSVVPPAYYAHLAAFRARYYVEGESSDGGSTPGSSGQTVAREGPVEVRQLPKIKDNVKDVMFYC